Proteins encoded within one genomic window of Candidatus Binatia bacterium:
- a CDS encoding uridylate kinase, whose protein sequence is MDTNGTKNLGRLVTTDGRTHIVSPLMRESLVDRRVIARTHSEREHKILPDVVLVGIGGHSIFDRGRSALLPLAEEIVEARRKHKIVVGVGGGTRVRHTVSIALDLGIPTGGIAQLVGAMEEANAIMLNALLAKHRSMIMQRDHFWELPLYLESGMLPIVISIPPYHFWEPPPEEGPVPAHGSDFGLFIVAEVLGMERVIFVKDERGLYTKDPKKHRDAVFVPRTTLSELLRNLPEESILDRQLFRAWQTARHVRRVQVVSGLERGALLRALDGEDVGTVIERDG, encoded by the coding sequence GTGGACACGAACGGCACGAAGAACCTGGGCAGGCTCGTAACGACCGACGGGCGGACCCACATCGTTTCTCCGCTCATGCGCGAGTCGCTCGTCGACCGGCGCGTCATCGCCCGGACACACAGCGAGCGGGAGCACAAGATTCTTCCGGACGTCGTGCTCGTGGGGATCGGGGGGCACTCGATCTTCGACCGCGGGCGCTCGGCGCTCCTGCCGCTCGCCGAGGAGATCGTCGAGGCCCGGCGCAAGCACAAGATCGTCGTCGGCGTCGGGGGCGGGACGCGGGTGCGCCACACGGTCTCCATCGCCCTCGACCTCGGAATCCCGACCGGGGGAATCGCCCAGCTCGTGGGCGCGATGGAAGAGGCCAACGCCATCATGCTGAACGCGCTCCTGGCGAAGCACCGTTCGATGATCATGCAGCGCGACCATTTCTGGGAGCTGCCGCTCTACCTGGAGAGCGGGATGCTCCCCATCGTCATCAGCATTCCGCCCTACCACTTCTGGGAGCCGCCGCCCGAGGAAGGCCCGGTCCCGGCCCACGGTTCGGATTTCGGTCTTTTCATCGTGGCAGAAGTGCTCGGGATGGAGCGCGTGATTTTCGTGAAGGACGAGCGGGGCCTCTACACGAAGGACCCGAAAAAGCACCGGGACGCGGTGTTCGTTCCGCGGACGACTCTCTCGGAACTTCTCCGGAATCTCCCCGAGGAGTCGATCCTCGACCGGCAGCTTTTTCGGGCATGGCAGACCGCACGGCACGTACGGCGGGTGCAGGTCGTGAGCGGTCTCGAGCGGGGGGCGCTTCTTCGGGCGCTCGACGGAGAAGACGTGGG